From Cellulomonas oligotrophica, a single genomic window includes:
- a CDS encoding ABC transporter permease, with product MPENPRPRTTPLPGQEHFARPAERDLGAVDALTTTAAPSGFWSDAWHDVRRKPLFWVSATLILLVLLVASFPGMFSAIDPRTCALADSLAAPRAGHPFGFDRQGCDIYSRTVHGARASVTVGVLTTAIVVVVGTLLGAVAGYVGGWADTVLSRLTDIFFAIPLVLAAIVIMSLSTQRTALTVAIVLAAFGWTSIARIARGTVMSVKNNEFVTAARSLGMGRTAILFRHVLPNAAAPIIVYATVALGTFIVAEATLSFLGIGLPPSTVSWGGDISQGQGAIRTDPQILLYPAGALALTVLGFIMMGDVVRDALDPKARTR from the coding sequence ATGCCTGAGAACCCCCGCCCCCGCACCACCCCGCTGCCCGGGCAGGAGCACTTCGCCCGCCCGGCCGAGCGTGACCTCGGCGCCGTCGACGCGCTGACCACGACCGCCGCCCCGTCGGGCTTCTGGTCCGACGCCTGGCACGACGTGCGCCGCAAGCCCCTCTTCTGGGTCTCCGCCACGCTCATCCTGCTGGTCCTGCTCGTTGCGTCGTTCCCCGGGATGTTCAGCGCGATCGACCCGCGCACGTGCGCCCTGGCGGACTCCCTCGCCGCGCCGCGCGCCGGGCACCCGTTCGGCTTCGACCGGCAGGGCTGCGACATCTACTCCCGCACCGTCCACGGCGCGCGCGCGTCCGTGACCGTCGGCGTCCTCACCACCGCGATCGTCGTGGTCGTCGGGACCCTCCTCGGGGCGGTCGCCGGCTACGTCGGCGGCTGGGCCGACACCGTGCTGTCGCGCCTGACCGACATCTTCTTCGCGATCCCGCTGGTCCTCGCGGCCATCGTCATCATGAGCCTGTCGACGCAGCGCACGGCCCTGACCGTCGCGATCGTGCTGGCGGCCTTCGGGTGGACGTCGATCGCGCGGATCGCCCGCGGCACCGTCATGTCGGTGAAGAACAACGAGTTCGTCACCGCCGCCCGCTCGCTGGGCATGGGGCGGACCGCGATCCTGTTCCGGCACGTGCTGCCGAACGCCGCTGCGCCGATCATCGTCTACGCGACCGTCGCGCTCGGTACGTTCATCGTCGCGGAGGCCACGCTGAGCTTCCTCGGGATCGGGCTGCCGCCGTCGACCGTCTCGTGGGGCGGCGACATCTCCCAGGGGCAGGGTGCGATCCGGACCGACCCGCAGATCCTGCTCTACCCCGCCGGCGCGCTCGCCCTGACCGTGCTCGGCTTCATCATGATGGGCGACGTCGTGCGCGACGCCCTCGACCCGAAGGCACGCACCCGATGA
- a CDS encoding alpha/beta hydrolase family protein, whose product MTTATTPRTPVVSVKPVTLDALRRPYPLQVRVTAPLVGHDLPVVVLSHGNGWSLDGYAPLADHWAGEGLVVVQPTHLDSRSLGASPHDPGFGAIWRARVDDVTAVLDHLDVLVAAVPGLAGRVGAGRVAVAGHSWGAQTVGMLLGARVLDPDGTAAEDLRDPRVQAGVLLAAAGTGDSLTPFAAEHLPFMRPSYPHLATPTLVVAGDQDRSALSTRGPDWFTDAFTLSPGATDLLTLVGGEHSLGGVVGHEVAETTDADPARVAVVQRMTAAYLRTRLGADPRAWDAAAADLRADPRAVAHLTSR is encoded by the coding sequence ATGACCACCGCCACGACGCCCCGCACACCCGTCGTGTCCGTCAAGCCCGTGACGCTCGACGCCCTGCGGCGTCCCTACCCCCTGCAGGTACGGGTCACCGCCCCGCTCGTGGGCCACGACCTGCCCGTGGTCGTGCTCTCCCACGGCAACGGCTGGTCGCTCGACGGGTACGCGCCGCTCGCCGACCACTGGGCCGGAGAGGGGCTCGTCGTCGTCCAGCCCACCCACCTCGACTCGCGGTCCCTCGGCGCCTCGCCGCACGACCCCGGGTTCGGCGCGATCTGGCGGGCGCGGGTCGACGACGTCACCGCGGTCCTCGATCACCTCGACGTCCTCGTGGCGGCCGTCCCCGGGCTCGCCGGGCGGGTCGGCGCCGGCCGCGTCGCCGTCGCCGGCCACTCGTGGGGGGCGCAGACCGTCGGGATGCTGCTCGGCGCCCGCGTGCTCGACCCCGACGGCACCGCCGCCGAGGACCTGCGGGACCCCCGCGTGCAGGCCGGGGTCCTGCTCGCCGCCGCCGGCACAGGGGACTCGCTGACCCCGTTCGCCGCCGAGCACCTGCCGTTCATGCGTCCGTCCTACCCCCACCTGGCCACGCCGACGCTCGTCGTCGCCGGCGACCAGGACCGGTCCGCCCTGAGCACCCGCGGGCCGGACTGGTTCACCGACGCGTTCACGCTCAGCCCCGGGGCCACCGACCTGCTGACCCTCGTGGGGGGCGAGCACTCGCTCGGCGGGGTCGTCGGGCACGAGGTCGCGGAGACCACCGACGCCGACCCGGCCCGCGTCGCGGTGGTCCAGCGCATGACCGCCGCCTACCTGCGCACCCGCCTGGGTGCTGACCCCCGCGCCTGGGACGCCGCGGCCGCGGACCTGCGCGCCGACCCGCGTGCGGTCGCCCACCTGACCTCGCGGTGA
- a CDS encoding toxin-antitoxin system HicB family antitoxin — protein MDLTRYVDDLQHRLATAADAGGDDARELAQRLTAPLDAAVRLVLLDALSAAAGEISADLAPGSVDVRLRAGEPEFVVAPGPRPVAGNPSPGPVPSPTPPPVPTTTDADGATTRTTLRLPDHLKTQVETAAAHEGVSVNTWLVRAVAAALEQSAGPAATRPGVPQRSTNHVTGWVR, from the coding sequence ATGGATCTCACGCGCTACGTCGACGACCTGCAGCACCGCCTGGCGACCGCGGCCGACGCCGGCGGCGACGACGCCCGCGAGCTCGCCCAGCGGCTGACGGCACCGCTCGACGCCGCCGTGCGCCTCGTCCTGCTCGACGCCCTCTCGGCCGCGGCCGGGGAGATCTCCGCCGACCTCGCCCCCGGGTCGGTCGACGTGCGGCTGCGCGCCGGCGAGCCCGAGTTCGTCGTCGCGCCCGGGCCCCGGCCCGTCGCCGGCAACCCGTCACCCGGCCCCGTGCCGAGCCCGACGCCCCCGCCGGTCCCGACCACCACCGACGCGGACGGCGCCACGACCCGCACCACGCTCCGCCTGCCCGACCACCTCAAGACCCAGGTCGAGACGGCCGCCGCCCACGAGGGCGTCTCCGTCAACACGTGGCTCGTCCGCGCGGTCGCCGCGGCGCTCGAGCAGTCCGCCGGCCCGGCCGCGACCCGGCCCGGCGTGCCGCAGCGCAGCACGAACCACGTCACCGGCTGGGTGCGCTGA
- a CDS encoding TetR/AcrR family transcriptional regulator, protein MSGTTRSRRADAERSLAALLAAAADVFVADGVNAPVRAVAARAGVGVGTIYRHFPTRADLVVAVYRHQVEELAASGAAAAAAAVAPLDDLRRWVHRFTDFLVTKHGLASAVSTDDATSGALHALLVERLVPTCGALLDAAESAGLARPGTDPYQLLRGVGNLCIGAEGDPRYDARRLVDLLLDGLRHP, encoded by the coding sequence ATGAGCGGCACCACCCGCTCCCGACGCGCCGACGCCGAGCGCAGCCTCGCCGCCCTGCTCGCCGCCGCCGCGGACGTCTTCGTCGCCGACGGCGTGAACGCCCCCGTCAGGGCCGTCGCCGCCCGTGCGGGCGTGGGTGTCGGCACGATCTACCGCCACTTCCCGACCCGCGCGGACCTCGTGGTCGCGGTGTACCGGCACCAGGTCGAGGAGCTCGCCGCGAGCGGCGCGGCGGCCGCCGCCGCGGCCGTGGCGCCGCTCGACGACCTGCGCCGCTGGGTCCACCGGTTCACGGACTTCCTCGTGACGAAGCACGGCCTGGCGTCCGCGGTCAGCACGGACGACGCCACCTCCGGCGCGCTCCACGCCCTGCTGGTGGAGCGGCTGGTACCGACCTGCGGCGCGCTGCTCGACGCGGCCGAGAGCGCCGGCCTGGCGCGACCCGGCACCGACCCCTACCAGCTCCTGCGCGGCGTCGGGAACCTGTGCATCGGGGCCGAGGGCGACCCGCGCTACGACGCGCGCCGGCTGGTCGACCTGCTGCTTGACGGCCTACGACACCCCTGA
- a CDS encoding peptide ABC transporter substrate-binding protein, protein MKFRRSARLTALGLAGALALTACASGTDAATDDEATTGPSTGIVTVSNGEPQNPLIPTMTNETYGSSVIQSIFAGLVYYDAEGAMHNEVAESISSEDNITWTITIADGWTFSDGTAVTADSFARAWDYGAALDNAQNLSYFFEPIKGFSYDENTSLIEAGGLTVQDESTLVVTLNQPESDFPLRLGYSAFFPLPESFFEDPAAFGEAPVGNGPYVLESWENDSVITLAPNPEYAGSRVPQNGGVELLAYTDEDSAYNDLLGGQLDVIKNVPASAFATFESELDGRSANQPAAVIQTLTVPEWLPEFQGEAGLLRREAISHAINRLEITATIFAGSRTPATDYTSPVIDGWNEEIKGNDVLQFDADKAAELWAEAEAIAPIGDYTLQVASNADSDHQTWIDAVCNGIRTNLEIECEFFPYPTFDEFLDARDSGTVPGLFRSGWQADYPAMSNFLGPIYGTGAGSNDGQWSNAAFDDTLKAAAGAPSQAEAVALYMDAETILFENLPGIPLWYNNATGGWADTVDNVQFGWDSDPILYQITKSE, encoded by the coding sequence ATGAAGTTCAGGCGTTCCGCCCGGCTGACAGCCCTCGGGCTCGCCGGCGCCCTCGCTCTCACCGCGTGCGCGTCGGGAACCGACGCCGCCACGGACGACGAGGCGACCACCGGGCCCAGCACCGGGATCGTCACCGTCAGCAACGGCGAGCCCCAGAACCCGCTGATCCCCACGATGACCAACGAGACCTACGGGTCGTCGGTCATCCAGAGCATCTTCGCCGGCCTCGTGTACTACGACGCCGAGGGCGCCATGCACAACGAGGTCGCGGAGTCGATCAGCTCCGAGGACAACATCACCTGGACGATCACGATCGCCGACGGCTGGACGTTCTCCGACGGCACCGCCGTCACCGCGGACAGCTTCGCCCGCGCCTGGGACTACGGGGCCGCGCTCGACAACGCCCAGAACCTCTCGTACTTCTTCGAGCCCATCAAGGGCTTCTCCTACGACGAGAACACCTCCCTCATCGAGGCCGGCGGCCTGACGGTGCAGGACGAGAGCACCCTCGTCGTCACGCTGAACCAGCCCGAGTCGGACTTCCCGCTGCGCCTCGGCTACTCCGCGTTCTTCCCGCTGCCCGAGTCCTTCTTCGAGGACCCGGCCGCCTTCGGCGAGGCCCCCGTCGGCAACGGCCCGTACGTGCTCGAGTCGTGGGAGAACGACTCGGTCATCACCCTCGCGCCCAACCCGGAGTACGCCGGCAGCCGGGTGCCGCAGAACGGTGGCGTCGAGCTCCTCGCCTACACCGACGAGGACTCCGCGTACAACGACCTGCTGGGCGGCCAGCTCGACGTCATCAAGAACGTGCCCGCCTCGGCGTTCGCCACGTTCGAGAGCGAGCTCGACGGCCGGTCGGCGAACCAGCCGGCCGCGGTCATCCAGACCCTGACGGTGCCCGAGTGGCTGCCCGAGTTCCAGGGCGAGGCCGGCCTCCTGCGCCGCGAGGCGATCTCGCACGCGATCAACCGCCTCGAGATCACCGCGACGATCTTCGCCGGCTCGCGGACCCCCGCGACCGACTACACGTCGCCGGTCATCGACGGCTGGAACGAGGAGATCAAGGGCAACGACGTGCTCCAGTTCGACGCGGACAAGGCCGCCGAGCTGTGGGCCGAGGCCGAGGCCATCGCGCCGATCGGCGACTACACGCTGCAGGTCGCGTCCAACGCCGACTCGGACCACCAGACCTGGATCGACGCGGTCTGCAACGGCATCCGCACCAACCTCGAGATCGAGTGCGAGTTCTTCCCGTACCCGACCTTCGACGAGTTCCTCGACGCCCGTGACTCCGGCACCGTCCCCGGCCTGTTCCGGTCGGGCTGGCAGGCGGACTACCCCGCGATGAGCAACTTCCTCGGCCCGATCTACGGCACCGGGGCCGGCTCCAACGACGGCCAGTGGTCGAACGCCGCGTTCGACGACACCCTCAAGGCCGCCGCGGGTGCGCCCTCGCAGGCCGAGGCCGTCGCGCTCTACATGGACGCCGAGACGATCCTCTTCGAGAACCTCCCGGGCATCCCGCTGTGGTACAACAACGCCACCGGCGGCTGGGCGGACACGGTCGACAACGTGCAGTTCGGGTGGGACTCCGACCCGATCCTGTACCAGATCACCAAGTCCGAGTGA
- a CDS encoding DUF4097 family beta strand repeat-containing protein — MPTFPAPTPLAVVVDVPFGNLHVVAGERDDVVVTVLPADPRKAGAVRAAQETRVEHDGRTLSIVYPSAWKQYVLPFAAGGAIVTVELPTGSDLSGKAGSLHAEGRFGCVALTLNGGDARVEEAADVTLKVTAGSVVLGRVTGALDVRASAGSVRVAEVAGEGSIRAANGTVTVGSVTGALTVAGAHADLSVDRLDGTLVAKAAHAGIGVGAVASGSATLTTSYGSIDVGVPEGTAAWLDVSSEHGTVRNQLLPTEGPVEDEATAEIRASTGYGNVVVRRP, encoded by the coding sequence ATGCCCACGTTCCCCGCCCCCACCCCCCTGGCCGTCGTCGTCGACGTCCCCTTCGGCAACCTGCACGTGGTCGCCGGCGAGCGCGACGACGTCGTCGTCACCGTCCTGCCCGCCGACCCGAGGAAGGCGGGCGCCGTGCGCGCCGCGCAGGAGACGCGCGTCGAGCACGACGGTCGCACGCTGAGCATCGTCTACCCCTCGGCGTGGAAGCAGTACGTGCTGCCGTTCGCCGCGGGCGGCGCGATCGTGACCGTCGAGCTGCCCACGGGCTCCGACCTCAGCGGCAAGGCGGGCTCGCTGCACGCCGAGGGGCGGTTCGGCTGCGTCGCCCTCACGCTCAACGGCGGGGACGCGCGCGTCGAGGAGGCCGCCGACGTCACGCTCAAGGTCACGGCCGGCTCGGTCGTGCTGGGCCGCGTCACCGGCGCGCTGGACGTGCGGGCGAGCGCGGGGTCGGTGCGGGTCGCCGAGGTCGCGGGCGAGGGCTCGATCCGCGCCGCCAACGGCACCGTCACGGTCGGCTCCGTCACCGGCGCGCTGACGGTCGCCGGGGCGCACGCCGACCTCTCCGTCGACCGCCTCGACGGCACGCTCGTCGCGAAGGCCGCGCACGCGGGGATCGGCGTCGGCGCCGTCGCGTCCGGGAGCGCCACGCTGACCACGTCGTACGGGTCGATCGACGTGGGCGTCCCCGAGGGCACCGCCGCGTGGCTCGACGTGTCCTCCGAGCACGGCACCGTGCGCAACCAGCTGCTGCCCACCGAGGGTCCCGTCGAGGACGAGGCCACGGCCGAGATCCGTGCCAGCACCGGCTACGGCAACGTCGTGGTCCGCCGCCCCTGA
- a CDS encoding dipeptide ABC transporter ATP-binding protein → MSATAPRHPGQPEPLLEVRGLEVSFSTAGGPVHAVRGADLTVYPGQSVAIVGESGSGKSTTAHAIIDLLPGTGKVTGGSIRFAGRELVGLGRTEVEALRGAQIGLVPQDPMSNLNPVWRVGTQVEEALRANGFRGGRADRQRRVTELLTEAGLPDAARRAKQYPHEFSGGMRQRALIAIGLASRPQLLIADEPTSALDVTVQRQILDHLDTLTQELGTAVLFITHDLGLAAERAEHVVVMYRGQVVESGPARQILTEPQHPYTRRLIAAAPSLASRRIQVAHERGRTADELLARHAGSGAAAGSGDIVVAKDLTKVFTMRGRGAKDLTAVDRVSFTLGKGRTLALVGESGSGKSTAANMVLGLLEPTSGSVTFDGVDVARTGRRDQLALRRRIQPVFQNPYGSLDPQYSIFRTLTEPLRVHRVGTPRSREKRVRQLLDMVALPHSTMRRFPNELSGGQRQRVAIARALALQPEVVVLDEAVSALDVLVQAQILDLLGDLQRDLGLAYLFITHDLAVVRQIADAVVVMRDGKAVEHASTDEVFDRPREQYTRDLLSAIPGASLTVPAPGA, encoded by the coding sequence ATGAGCGCCACCGCCCCCCGCCACCCCGGTCAGCCCGAGCCGCTGCTCGAGGTCCGTGGGCTCGAGGTGTCGTTCAGCACCGCCGGCGGGCCCGTGCACGCCGTCCGCGGCGCGGACCTCACGGTCTACCCGGGCCAGTCGGTCGCGATCGTCGGCGAGTCCGGCTCCGGCAAGTCGACGACCGCGCACGCGATCATCGACCTGCTGCCCGGCACCGGCAAGGTCACCGGCGGCTCGATCCGGTTCGCCGGTCGCGAGCTCGTCGGTCTCGGCCGCACCGAGGTCGAGGCGCTGCGCGGTGCGCAGATCGGCCTCGTCCCGCAGGACCCGATGTCCAACCTCAACCCCGTGTGGCGCGTCGGCACGCAGGTCGAGGAGGCGCTGCGCGCCAACGGGTTCCGCGGCGGCCGCGCCGACCGGCAGCGCCGGGTCACCGAGCTGCTCACCGAGGCGGGCCTGCCCGACGCGGCGCGCCGCGCGAAGCAGTACCCGCACGAGTTCTCCGGCGGCATGCGCCAGCGGGCGCTCATCGCGATCGGCCTGGCGTCGCGCCCGCAGCTGCTCATCGCGGACGAGCCGACGTCCGCGCTGGACGTCACGGTGCAGCGGCAGATCCTCGACCACCTCGACACGCTCACGCAGGAGCTCGGCACGGCCGTCCTGTTCATCACGCACGACCTGGGCCTCGCGGCCGAGCGTGCCGAGCACGTCGTGGTGATGTACCGCGGACAGGTCGTCGAGTCCGGTCCCGCGCGGCAGATCCTCACCGAGCCGCAGCACCCGTACACGCGTCGGCTCATCGCCGCCGCGCCGTCGCTCGCGTCGCGGCGCATCCAGGTCGCTCACGAGCGCGGCCGCACGGCCGACGAGCTGCTGGCCCGCCACGCGGGCAGCGGTGCGGCGGCGGGCAGCGGCGACATCGTCGTGGCGAAGGACCTGACGAAGGTCTTCACCATGCGCGGCCGGGGCGCGAAGGACCTCACGGCCGTCGACCGGGTGAGCTTCACGCTCGGCAAGGGCCGCACGCTGGCCCTCGTCGGGGAGTCGGGGTCCGGCAAGTCGACCGCGGCGAACATGGTGCTCGGGCTGCTGGAGCCGACGTCGGGCTCCGTCACCTTCGACGGGGTCGACGTCGCACGGACCGGCCGGCGCGACCAGCTGGCCCTGCGCCGGCGCATCCAGCCGGTGTTCCAGAACCCCTACGGGTCGCTCGACCCGCAGTACTCGATCTTCCGCACCCTGACCGAGCCGCTGCGCGTGCACCGCGTGGGCACGCCCCGGTCGCGGGAGAAGCGCGTGCGCCAGCTGCTCGACATGGTGGCGCTGCCGCACAGCACGATGCGGCGGTTCCCCAACGAGCTGTCCGGCGGGCAGCGTCAGCGCGTGGCCATCGCGCGCGCGCTGGCGCTGCAGCCCGAGGTCGTGGTGCTGGACGAGGCCGTGTCCGCCCTGGACGTGCTCGTGCAGGCGCAGATCCTCGACCTGCTCGGGGACCTGCAGCGCGACCTGGGGCTGGCGTACCTGTTCATCACGCACGACCTCGCGGTGGTGCGGCAGATCGCCGACGCGGTGGTCGTGATGCGCGACGGCAAGGCCGTCGAGCACGCGTCGACCGACGAGGTGTTCGACCGCCCGCGCGAGCAGTACACGCGCGACCTGCTCTCGGCCATCCCGGGCGCGAGCCTCACGGTCCCGGCCCCCGGGGCCTGA
- a CDS encoding ABC transporter permease, whose product MRWYIGRRLLQVIPVFLGATLLLYALVFLRPGDPVAALGGERGLPESVQEQIRAEFHLDEPFLVQYLLYLKGIFTLDFGVTFSGREVAEVIAQALPVTFQLALMALVIEAVFGIGFGLWAGLRKGGVFDSTVLVLSLLVIAVPTFVIGFVMQIVVGVNLGWLPITAGRDPDFVSLLMPAMVLAATSFAYVLRLTRTSVQENLSADFVRTARAKGLSRSQVTGRHVLRNSLIPVVTFLGADIGALMGGAIVTEGIFNIRGVGGTLYEAITRGENATVVSLTTVLVLVYIAANLLVDLLYAALDPRIRYA is encoded by the coding sequence ATGCGTTGGTACATCGGCCGCAGACTCCTGCAGGTCATCCCGGTCTTCCTCGGAGCGACGCTCCTGCTCTACGCCCTCGTGTTCCTGCGCCCCGGCGACCCCGTGGCCGCGCTGGGCGGCGAGCGCGGCCTGCCCGAGTCCGTGCAGGAGCAGATCCGCGCCGAGTTCCACCTCGACGAGCCGTTCCTCGTGCAGTACCTGCTCTACCTCAAGGGCATCTTCACCCTCGACTTCGGCGTCACGTTCAGCGGGCGCGAGGTCGCCGAGGTCATCGCCCAGGCGCTGCCCGTGACCTTCCAGCTCGCGCTGATGGCCCTCGTCATCGAGGCGGTCTTCGGCATCGGGTTCGGCCTCTGGGCCGGGCTGCGCAAGGGCGGGGTCTTCGACTCCACGGTGCTGGTGCTGAGCCTGCTCGTCATCGCCGTGCCGACGTTCGTCATCGGCTTCGTCATGCAGATCGTCGTGGGCGTCAACCTCGGCTGGCTGCCCATCACCGCGGGCCGCGACCCCGACTTCGTCAGCCTGCTGATGCCGGCCATGGTGCTGGCGGCGACGTCGTTCGCGTACGTGCTGCGCCTGACCCGCACGTCCGTGCAGGAGAACCTGTCCGCGGACTTCGTGCGGACCGCGCGCGCCAAGGGTCTCTCGCGCTCCCAGGTCACCGGCCGCCACGTGCTGCGCAACTCGCTCATCCCCGTCGTGACGTTCCTCGGCGCCGACATCGGCGCGCTCATGGGCGGCGCGATCGTGACCGAGGGCATCTTCAACATCCGCGGCGTCGGCGGCACCCTCTACGAGGCGATCACCCGCGGCGAGAACGCGACAGTCGTCTCTCTCACCACCGTGCTCGTGCTCGTGTACATCGCGGCCAACCTGCTGGTCGACCTGCTGTACGCCGCGCTGGACCCGAGGATCCGTTATGCCTGA
- a CDS encoding ABC transporter ATP-binding protein codes for MPRSGPSMPATRAPATPDDLAVDVRGLRKSYGDQTVLDGVDLAVRTGTVTALLGPNGAGKTTTVGILSTLLTADGGTARVAGHDVTSAPEAVRASIGVTGQASAVDDLLTGAENLRLMASLHHLGRHEGRARADALLDRFGLAEAARRPVATWSGGMRRKLDLAMTLVGEPAVVFLDEPTTGLDPRSRRALWDEVRALVAAGTTILLTTQYLEEADHLADRVAVLDGGRVVAEGTPEELKHAHDAGSLDDVFLRLTEPTTTTTEVA; via the coding sequence ATGCCCAGATCCGGCCCGTCCATGCCCGCCACGCGCGCACCGGCCACGCCCGACGACCTCGCCGTGGACGTCCGCGGCCTGCGCAAGTCCTACGGCGACCAGACCGTGCTCGACGGCGTCGACCTCGCCGTCCGCACCGGCACCGTCACCGCGTTGCTCGGCCCGAACGGCGCCGGCAAGACCACCACCGTCGGCATCCTGTCCACGCTCCTGACCGCCGACGGCGGCACCGCCCGCGTCGCGGGGCACGACGTGACGTCGGCACCGGAGGCGGTGCGCGCGTCGATCGGCGTGACCGGGCAGGCGTCGGCCGTCGACGACCTGCTCACGGGCGCGGAGAACCTGCGGCTCATGGCGTCCCTGCACCACCTCGGACGCCACGAGGGGCGCGCCCGCGCCGACGCGCTGCTCGACCGGTTCGGGCTCGCCGAGGCCGCCCGCCGGCCGGTCGCGACGTGGTCCGGCGGCATGCGCCGCAAGCTCGACCTGGCGATGACGCTGGTCGGCGAGCCGGCCGTGGTGTTCCTCGACGAGCCGACCACAGGCCTGGACCCGCGCAGCCGCCGCGCGCTGTGGGACGAGGTGCGGGCCCTGGTGGCCGCCGGCACGACGATCCTGCTGACCACGCAGTACCTCGAGGAGGCCGACCACCTGGCCGACCGCGTCGCCGTGCTCGACGGCGGGCGGGTCGTCGCCGAGGGCACCCCCGAGGAGCTGAAGCACGCCCACGACGCCGGGTCCCTCGACGACGTCTTCCTGCGCCTGACCGAGCCCACGACGACCACGACGGAGGTGGCCTGA
- a CDS encoding ABC transporter permease — MTTLTTAPTAGAQPLADTLTMLRRNLLRAVRYPGLTGFTVGVPIALLLLFVFVFGGAFGAGVAPGVIPGADGRAAYLDYITPAILLFAVVGAAQSVAITAAMDATSGIMARFKTMAISPGSVLGGPVLGTAVQGLVASVLVLGVAVALGFRPTPTPLGWVGLVALTLVLTAALSWLCVALGLAAPSVETASNTPMLLTALPFLGSGFVPVETMPAGVRWFAEHQPFTPIIETVRALLAGTAPGTSTAVQAVAWTVAIGVLGYTWSRALYRRERR; from the coding sequence ATGACCACGCTGACGACCGCCCCGACCGCCGGCGCCCAGCCGCTGGCCGACACCCTGACGATGCTGCGGCGCAACCTGCTGCGCGCGGTGCGCTACCCCGGGCTGACCGGGTTCACCGTCGGCGTGCCGATCGCCCTGCTGCTGCTGTTCGTCTTCGTGTTCGGCGGCGCGTTCGGCGCCGGCGTCGCGCCGGGCGTCATCCCCGGTGCGGACGGGCGGGCCGCGTACCTGGACTACATCACGCCCGCGATCCTGCTGTTCGCGGTCGTGGGGGCGGCGCAGAGCGTGGCCATCACCGCCGCCATGGACGCCACCAGCGGGATCATGGCGCGCTTCAAGACCATGGCGATCTCGCCGGGCTCCGTGCTCGGCGGGCCCGTGCTCGGCACCGCCGTGCAGGGGCTCGTCGCCTCGGTGCTGGTGCTCGGCGTGGCGGTCGCGCTCGGGTTCCGCCCCACGCCCACGCCGCTCGGCTGGGTCGGCCTGGTCGCCCTGACGCTCGTGCTCACCGCCGCGCTGAGCTGGCTCTGCGTCGCGCTCGGCCTGGCGGCGCCGTCGGTCGAGACCGCGTCGAACACACCCATGCTGCTGACGGCGCTGCCCTTCCTCGGCAGCGGGTTCGTGCCGGTGGAGACCATGCCGGCCGGCGTGCGGTGGTTCGCCGAGCACCAGCCGTTCACGCCGATCATCGAGACCGTCCGGGCGCTGCTCGCCGGCACCGCTCCGGGCACCTCGACCGCCGTGCAGGCGGTGGCGTGGACCGTCGCCATCGGAGTGCTCGGCTACACCTGGTCCCGTGCGCTGTACCGCCGCGAGCGCCGCTGA